The Chanodichthys erythropterus isolate Z2021 chromosome 12, ASM2448905v1, whole genome shotgun sequence genome contains a region encoding:
- the LOC137032407 gene encoding C-type lectin domain family 4 member G-like — MELEGFYENDVRNNGTTGRQRHCRDEGQARNRRYVWGPDGLFISIEQKSWSDSRQYCRDRGADLVIINTEEKQRHISSLVKDNVWIGLSDIENEVKWKWVDNSPLKHGFWDVGEPNNYRGDEDCIGLNPGIHTLNNWGDFDCSYKRKGLSSVKMFYKTQEQIMEIEAIYESDEDTDTTGPRKWSKNKDKGKAQNYGGSRRLVLMTVCLGIICVLLLVSIIVQHLSITAERESLFKSNKNTVEEFNQTINSLQDNYTELMTEKDQLKNNFSSLSQKKLELETRVNDLTAEKSQLQRNIDSLSQKKLELESKVTSLSDELKLKAFNEGCSLDGLFISNKKMSWSDSRKYCRDQGADLVIIDTEVKQRCINSFAKERMWIGLTDIEHEGNLTWVDNSPLNQGFWMEGEPNDEHGKEDCVEMISSSTSFNLKNWNDLPCSEKRKGVCEK, encoded by the exons ATGGAATTAGAGGGCTtttatgaaaatgatgtcagaaATAATGGCACAACTGGACGTCAAAGACACTGCCGGGATGAAGGACAAGCTAGAAATCGCA GATATGTGTGGGGTCCAGATGGTTTGTTCATATCCATTGAGCAGAAGAGCTGGTCTGACAGCAGGCAGTACTGCAGGGATCGAGGAGCTGATCTGGTCATTATCAACACTGAAGAGAAGCAG AGGCACATATCTTCATTAGTCAAGGACAATGTGTGGATTGGTTTGTCTGACATTGAGAATGAGGTCAAATGGAAATGGGTGGATAATTCACCACTGAAACATGG GTTTTGGGATGTGGGTGAGCCGAATAACTATCGTGGTGATGAGGACTGCATTGGATTGAATCCTGGAATACACACTCTGAACAATTGGGGTGATTTTGATTGCTCTTACAAGAGAAAAGGGCTTT CATCTGTTAAGATGTTCTATAAGACACAAGAGCAAATCATGGAAATAGAGGCCATTTATGAAAGTGATGAAGATACTGACACTACTGGACCTCGAAAATGGAGTAAAAACAAGGATAAAGGGAAAGCTCAAAATTATG GAGGAAGCAGACGTTTGGTGTTGATGACAGTGTGTCTCGGGATCATTTGTGTTCTTCTGCTGGTCTCCATCATAGTGCAGCACCTCTCCATCACAGCAGAGAGAGAATCTCTGTTCAAGAGTAACAAGAACACAGTTGAAGAGTTCAATCAGACCATCAACAGCTTACAGGACAATTACACTGAACTAATGACTGAAAAAGACCAACTGAAGAATAACTTCAGCTCTCTGAGTCAGAAGAAACTGGAGCTGGAGACCAGAGTCAATGATCTTACGGCTGAGAAAAGCCAGTTACAGAGAAACATTGATTCTTTGAGTCAGAAGAAACTGGAGTTAGAAAGCAAAGTCACGTCTTTGAGTGATGAACTGAAGTTAAAAGCTTTTAATGAAG GATGCAGTTTAGATGGCTTGTTCATATCCAATAAGAAGATGAGCTGGTCTGACAGCAGGAAGTACTGCAGGGATCAAGGAGCTGATCTGGTCATTATCGACACTGAAGTGAAGCAG AGATGCATAAATTCATTTGCCAAAGAGAGAATGTGGATTGGTTTGACTGACATTGAGCACGAGGGCAATTTAACATGGGTGGATAATTCACCACTGAATCAAGG GTTTTGGATGGAAGGTGAGCCGAATGATGAACATGGAAAGGAGGACTGTGTTGAAATGATCTCTTCTTCTACATCTTTTAACCTGAAGAACTGGAATGATCTCCCATGCTCTGAGAAGAGAAAAGGCGTTTGTGAGAAATAG
- the LOC137031454 gene encoding CD209 antigen-like: MQSGTFYVCRNITNRSGPRTQIHLHDEGKDRGGSRCLVLMTVCLGIICVLLLVSIIVQHISIKAEREFLFKSNKNTAEEFNQTINRLQHNYTELMTEKDQLKNNFSSLSQKNLELETRVNDLMAEKSQFQRNIDSLSQKKLDLESKVTSLSEEVKLKGCKEGQRKLELENELRNISEQGNGRFFISDELKSWSDSRQYCRDRGADLVIIDTEVKQRYISSFIKASVWIGLNDIENEGDMKWVDNSPLKQG; encoded by the exons ATGCAATCAGGAACCTTTTATGTGTGCAGAAATATTACTAACAGATCAGGACCTCGAACACAGATTCACCTCCATGATGAAGGAAAAGATCGAG GAGGAAGCAGGTGTTTGGTGTTGATGACAGTGTGTCTCGGGATCATTTGTGTTCTTCTGCTGGTCTCCATTATAGTGCAGCACATCTCCATCAAAGCAGAGAGAGAATTTCTGTTCAAGAGTAACAAGAACACAGCTGAAGAGTTCAATCAAACCATCAACAGATTACAGCACAATTACACTGAACTAATGACTGAAAAAGACCAACTGAAGAACAACTTCAGCTCTCTGAGTCAGAAGAATCTGGAGCTGGAGACCAGAGTCAATGATCTTATGGCTGAGAAAAGCCAGTTCCAGAGAAACATTGATTCTTTGAGTCAGAAGAAACTGGATTTAGAAAGCAAAGTCACGTCTTTGAGTGAGGAAGTGAAGTTAAAAGGTTGTAAAGAAGGTCAGAGGAAACTGGAGTTAGAGAATGAACTAAGGAACATATCTGAACAGG gaAATGGCAGATTCTTCATATCCGATGAGTTGAAGAGCTGGTCTGACAGCAGGCAGTACTGCAGGGATCGAGGAGCTGATCTGGTCATTATCGATACTGAAGTGAAGCAG AGGTACATATCTTCATTTATCAAGGCAAGTGTGTGGATTGGTTTGAATGACATTGAGAATGAGGGTGACATGAAATGGGTGGATAATTCACCACTGAAACAAGGGTAA